A portion of the Natronococcus sp. AD-5 genome contains these proteins:
- a CDS encoding ABC transporter substrate-binding protein yields the protein MSRDDKYHGSRRQLLRAVTVGSIAGLTGLAGCVGDPDEMDNGDEEFDTVQFGVLEPFTGEFAELAKERHRGTELAIREINESDEYDFEIEYSEYDTQLDPATATQRAQEAVQSDEAQFITGCISSSAALAINDFAADNEIVYTPGAADVSITGAECNEYVFRFETNTAQIAEVMARWTADELGDRIFYHVADYAYGDSVLNEVETRMEAISDSSERVGVTRSDPGSTDFEAFISQIADASDEADALVVGMTGADLAIFLSQASSRGLQDEIPIVTTTGSFRAVRAGAGEGAYNVYSGVRYVPEIETGDNEEFVEAYEGEYDDVPDNFSRVGYESIRMVANGIREAGSRNPTTVKDTLSGMGHDTIFGPNEFRECDQQAMNPVWMGECVEPDEGELADVVLLSELSGEDAAPDCEETGCDL from the coding sequence ATGAGTCGAGATGACAAATACCACGGGAGTAGACGGCAACTTCTGAGAGCCGTCACAGTAGGGAGCATCGCTGGCCTGACCGGACTGGCCGGCTGCGTGGGGGACCCGGACGAAATGGACAACGGTGACGAGGAGTTCGACACGGTCCAGTTCGGCGTCCTCGAGCCGTTCACGGGGGAGTTCGCCGAGCTCGCCAAGGAGCGCCACCGGGGGACCGAACTCGCGATCCGGGAGATCAACGAGAGCGACGAATACGACTTCGAGATCGAGTACAGCGAGTACGATACGCAACTCGATCCGGCGACGGCGACGCAGCGAGCCCAGGAGGCCGTCCAGTCGGACGAGGCGCAGTTCATCACCGGCTGTATCTCGAGTTCGGCGGCGCTCGCGATCAACGATTTCGCCGCCGATAACGAGATCGTGTACACGCCGGGTGCGGCGGACGTCTCGATCACGGGCGCGGAGTGCAACGAGTACGTGTTCCGGTTCGAGACGAACACCGCCCAGATCGCGGAGGTGATGGCCCGGTGGACCGCCGACGAACTCGGCGATCGGATCTTCTATCACGTCGCGGACTACGCGTACGGAGACTCGGTGCTGAACGAGGTCGAAACCCGAATGGAGGCGATCAGCGACTCCTCCGAGCGGGTCGGCGTGACCCGCTCGGATCCGGGGTCGACGGACTTCGAGGCGTTCATCAGCCAGATTGCGGACGCCAGCGACGAGGCCGACGCGCTCGTCGTCGGGATGACCGGAGCCGACCTCGCGATCTTCCTCTCGCAGGCCAGTTCGCGCGGCCTGCAGGACGAAATTCCAATCGTGACGACGACCGGATCGTTCCGCGCCGTGCGGGCCGGTGCGGGCGAAGGGGCGTACAACGTCTACAGCGGCGTACGGTACGTCCCCGAGATCGAGACCGGCGACAACGAGGAATTCGTCGAGGCCTACGAGGGCGAGTACGACGACGTCCCGGACAACTTCTCGCGCGTCGGCTACGAGTCGATCCGGATGGTCGCGAACGGGATCCGCGAGGCCGGATCGCGGAATCCGACGACGGTGAAGGATACGCTCTCGGGGATGGGACACGACACCATCTTCGGTCCGAACGAGTTCCGGGAGTGCGACCAGCAGGCGATGAACCCCGTCTGGATGGGCGAGTGCGTCGAACCGGACGAGGGCGAACTCGCCGACGTCGTACTCCTGTCGGAGCTCTCCGGGGAAGACGCCGCGCCGGACTGCGAGGAAACGGGCTGTGACCTGTAA